The uncultured Carboxylicivirga sp. genomic interval AGATATCAAACCGAAGAGGTTTTTTTGTCAAGATATCAGCTGGAAAAATCTTCTTAATGTGGTTTCCCAGAATGTCCTTTCGTTCGAAACCAGTCATCTTTAAAAAAGCTTCATTTGCTTCAATTATTTCTCCTTTAAGATTACCAATTAGGATTCCATCACCAGCATTTTCAAATACTTCCCGAAATTTACTTTCACTATCTTTTAAAGCCTGTTCTGCTTTTTTTCTTTCTGTAACATCGCGAATAACGGCAACTCGAACCTGTTTCCCTTTATATACACAATTCTCACCTGTAACTTCTGCATCAAAGGTTGATCCATCTTTTCGTAAACCAATTACTTCGTAAGGATGCGTAATACCTGCTTTGATATTCTTCATTACAGTAATAACCGATTCTCGGGTAAAGATTTGCTTGGCATGCATTCCGATAAGCTCACCTGGCTCATAGCCAAATAACTTACATCCAACATTATTCACCACAATTCCATATCCTTGGTCATGAATAAAGATCCCTTCGTGAGCAGAGTCCGATAATATTTTAAACCGTGTTTCGCTTTCCTTTAGTTCACGGAATAAATCATGCTGTGATTTTTCTTCTAACAAGGCCTTTAACCTTTCAACCTCCTCATTCAATTCTTCGTATGTAGGCATATTTTCCATTCAGGTCAGAAAAAATTTAACGTTATCTCTAAGGTATGAAAATTTAGTATGTTTTAATAGCAATACTGTAAGATAACGGCTCATTCTTCTTTACGCCATTAAAAAATCTAACTCATCACTTAATGATCCGACTTTTTCATTAGTAGGAATCCAGCATCCTTTTTCAATTAAGTATTTTTTAAGTAATAGGAAATACGTTAATGGGAATTCATCTTTTTGCCAACTTTGCTCATAGTTCAATAACCCTAATCTCTTAATGAACTTATCCAATTTATGAATGATAGCATAATAAAACTGCGGCATATCCATTGTTCCTTCAACCAACAATTTCCCTGTTGATTCATCAAAAACATCTTCGTATTGTATCAGTTTTATGGTAACATTAACACCATCTTCGGTACCAATTACCCACCGTAAACAACCTAATTCATCGTACCAATCAACCCAACTAATGTTATCTTCACCCCAAATATGCGAAGGCTCAAAAATTAAACTTGCCATTCCTTTTAAAAGCTCAAATAGAGGATTACCGCTATTGGAAACATCAAACGTAATTTTTTTCTCATTAAAAATTACCACTCCCATTGCTTTTCCCCCCGATCTTAGTTCGTAACTAAAATCAAATGACATCAGTTTACTATTATCATAGCTACTGCTGTTCTTCGATTGATGATTAGTTAGGTTAGTTTTCACAATAAAATTGAATTATTTGGGTGTTTATAGATAGAAATTGAGGTTAAATATAAAAAAGATGTTTGAAAAACAATGCTTATCGCTTCATTTTTAATACATAACTACAAGATATCACCCAAACTATACCCTTGCCGAATAAGAGCTTCGGGACGCATTAAATCATCAAGAATTTTCCCATCAACCAATTTTAGCTTTTGATTGGCTTCAAAAACAGTTAATTTTTCCTTCTTCATTAAATTAGCCAAATTAGTAGCCTGATGATACCCAACATAGGGTATTAAAGCTGTACTAATAGCGGGATTATTATAGATTCTCGCATCAATACCTTTAACTCTAAGATCATTCATCATATTGGCTAACAAACTTTTGTTGGCATTTATTAAAAGCTGTATTGATTCAAGCATTGCATCCCCAATAACTGGTAAATATGCATTTAGCTCCAGGCAACCTTGTCCACAAAGGTTAGATATTAGCATATCGTTGGTATAAACTTTGTGTACAGAGCTTATAATAAATTCTGGAATAACCGGATTAATCTTACCTGGCATAATAGAACTCCCCACCTGTCGTTGTGGTAACTCAAGCAAACTATTGGATGCGATATCAGAAGCTAACAAGCGGAGATCGTTAACCTGCTTTTCTAAATTTACAGCATGTGCTTTTAATGTTGCATGAACTTCAACAAAACTATCAAGATTTGATGTGGCATCGCATAAATTTTCACCACGCGTTACTGGCAGTCCTGTTATATGCTGTAATTCACTAACAACGTTCATAATAAAGAAACGCGGAATACTTAATCCTGTTCCAGTAGCTCCACCTCCAAGATTAACTTCTTTAATTCGCTCCGAACATTTTGAAATACGCCACCAATCGCGCGATAATGCATTATTATAGGTACTAAATAACTTATCGTAAGTAGAAGGAATTGCCCTTTGCATTTGAGTATAACCATGCCGTAAAACATTACGATATTGATTTTCAAGTATCTCAATCTGGTGACGATGATCATTAATAGCTTCTTCTAACTCATCAAGAAGAGTCATCACTGCTACCTTAAGAGCTGTAGGTACCGTATCGTTGGTTGACTGAAAAACATTTGCATGTTCAAAAGGATCGATACATTGGTAATCTCCTGGATTATTACCCAACTGCAATAAAGCAAGGTTGGAAATAATCTCATTGATATTCATATTAATAGACGTACCTGCACCTCCTTGAATTGCAGGCACAATAAACTCATTAAAGTATTTACCAGAAGAAACTTGAGTAGCGGCTTCAATCAAAGCATTAGTAATTGATGACTCAAAAAATGTGATTGGTAATTCGTTTGAATCATACTTAGCCACAGCAGCTTCTCGAAAACGGGAATAAGTACGGTAACAGGCCAATTTAACTTTACCCATTGCTTTGAACCATTCAAATTGAAATGGCTTTTGATTTGGAAAATTTTCTTTAGCTCTCAAGGAATTAATTCCATAGAGAGCTTCTGACGGCAGAGTCAGTTCACCAAGAAAATCTTTTTCCTTTCTCATATCAGATACTAATTACATAGGGCGAGCATATGCCTTAACATCTTCTTTGGTAATTTCGGTTTGGCCCAAAATTATCAAACGCTCAATTACATTGCGAAATTCGCGAATGTTTCCTGTCCAGTTAATATCCATCAATTCTTTAACCGCCTCGTCGGTATATGTTTTTAATGGCATTCCTAATTCGGCACAAATAATATTATTAAAGTGTTCAGTTAACAATGGGATATCTTCTTTTCGATCATTCAAAGAAGGAACATGAATTAATATCACACTTAATCGGTGATATAAATCCTCGCGAAAATTACTATTAGCAATCTCTTCTTTTAGATTTTTATTAGTTGCTGCCAATACGCGCACATCAACTTTTATATCTTTATCACTTCCAACCCGACTGATAATATTCTCTTGCAAAGCACGCAGTACCTTAGCCTGAGCAGGCAAACTCATATCTCCAATCTCATCCAAAAAGATAGTTCCTCCATTAGCCTGTTCAAATTTACCTTTACGTTGTTTATGTGCCGATGTAAAAGCTCCTTTTTCATGACCAAACAACTCACTCTCAATCAATTCAGATGGTATAGCTGCACAATTAACTTCAATAAATGGTTGTGATGCACGATTACTTTTTTCGTGTAACCAACGAGCTACCAATTCCTTACCAGTACCGTTCCCTCCAGTTATAAGCACTCGAGCATCGGTTGGAGCAACCTTTTCAATCATATCTTTGACCTTTGCAATGGGTTCTGATTCTCCAATCATATCAAAGGTTTTACTCACCTTACGTTTCAGTACTTTAGTTTCGGTTACTAAATCTTTCTTCTCAATAGCATTGCGAATAGTTACCAACAATCGATTTAAATCAAGAGGTTTTTCTATAAAATCGTATGCTCCTTTTTTTATGGCCTCAACTGCAGTATCAATATTTCCATGACCAGAGATCATAATAACAGGAGCATCATTCTGGTGGTTAATAATTTTATCTAATACCTCCATCCCATCCATGTTGGGCATTTTAATATCGCATAGCACTACATCGTACTTGTTAGCCCCATACATTTCAACTCCCTCTTCTCCATTCTCAGCCAGCTCAACGGTATGACTTTCGTACTCTAATATATCTTTAAGTGTATTTCTAATGCTTCGTTGATCGTCGATCACTAATATTTTGGCCATTCTAATTAATTATAACTGATTTCGTAATATCTGATAAATTGTTCCCTCTTTGAGTGCAAAAGCACACTGATGAAATGAATTTATATTAAACTCACGCACGATGAAGTTAATAAAAATACTTGCTAAAACAATCATTTCAACCCGATGCAAATCCATTCGTTCCATCTTTTCTCTCTCAGCATGTGATGATTTCAAAAACTTATAATGTAACTCTTCAACATACTCCATCGGCACATGATAGGTTAATAACTTTTTCATATCTAAATGCGGATGATGAATAGCAGCTATCATGCCAGCAATAGTATCAAACGAGCCTGATGAACCGATTAATGTATGAGTAGGAAATTTCTCAAAGGCTTCGTAAAGCAGAGTCAATTCACCCTTAATGTAGTTTTCAACCACATTAACTTCCTCCATGGTAATGGGGTCAGATGGCTGAAAACGATCAAGTAAACGAGCCATTCCTAAATCAAAACTATGTTTCCATAAAACACCATCTTTATTGGCAATAATAAACTCATTTGAACCTCCACCAATATCCAAAATCATCACTCTGTCGTCTCCAATAGGAACTACTTGCTTAACTCCATCAAAAATAAGTTCAGCCTCTTTTTGACCATCAATGACATTGATATCCAAACCACATTCGTTCTTTGCTCTTTGTACAAATTCTTTACCATTAGAAGCACTCCGAATTGCAGCAGTTGCCATACAAACCACTTTATCGACACCATATGGTTTCATTGTTTCCAGATGCGTTTTTAAGGCTGTAATACCACGATCCATCGCTTCGGGCAATATCCGTTTATCGTTTATACCACCCTTTCCTAATTTTGCCGGGTATTTACTTTCATGCAAAATCTGATATGATTCCCGTCCATCTTGCTCCGCAATCAGCAGGTTTATTGTGTTCGTTCCTAAATCGAGTATTGCTATTCGCATAAATAAGAAATTGAGCAGGCTAATTTACTAAATTGAAAGAAAAAAGCCGGGCTAACCCGGCTTATCTCAATAATTATTTTCCTGAATATCTAAACCACTTCCAAAGTTCACCATACGAAACTTTCTTACCGTACATCAATATTCCTGTGCGATAAATTCTTCCAGCAAACCAGGTAGTAAAAATAAAGGTTGCAATTAAAATGATCATCGATACCGCTAACTCCCAAATTGGGGGTTCGAAAGGCATACGTGCCATCATAACAATAGGAGAGGTAAATGGAATCATCGAAAACCAGAATGCCAAATCACCGGTGGGATTTCGAAAAGCTGCCATGGCTATGTAAATCGATAATATCAACGGCATCATAACCGGCATCACAAACTGCTGACTATCTGTTTCGCTATCCAACGCAGCTCCTAGTGCAGCAAACAAACTGGCATACAAAAAGTATCCTCCAATAAAATAAAAAACAAAAGCAAAAATGATTCCCGCCAAATTAATGGCTTTAATCTTAGTAGTGATATCAGTAAAACTTTTCTGAAACTCTGTCATCTCGGCTTGCGAATCGGCCCCGTTAATGGATTGTACACTTTCAATCTGATCATCCATTCGTGTTGGAACGTGACCACCATTAAACACAAATGCCGAAATTCCAAAATAGAGCATAACAGTTAAAACCACCCAAATAGTAAACTGAGTAAGTGCTACCATTGCAATACCGACAATTTTACCCATCATTAATTGAAATGGCTTTACAGATGAAACTATCACTTCAACAATGCGGTTTGTCTTTTCTTCCATTACACCACGCATTACCTGCGTACCATACATCAAAACGAAGAAATACACCAACATTGCAAACACAACTGCCGCAATGATAGTTACTACTTGTGAGCTTTCTTTTTCGGATCCATCATCACCCAACTTAATGGTTTTAACATCAATTCTAACATTATTAACTTCTTTAATAATAGCATCTAATCCACTAATATTGTAACTAGTTAGTTTCTGATCTTCGACTAAACTCTTTAACTGACGTCTGATATTTTCTTTTACATCAATAGTGATTTGATTCTCAGAATAAATAGTAACAGCATCGGGATGCAACAACAAATCATCTTCAATAAAGAGATAAGCATAGTATCCTTCCTGCTTGTATTCTGATGACATTTGTTGTTGTGATCGATTTTGCAACCAATCAAATTTTATCAACTCCGTACTCTCAATATGTGAAGCATATCGTCCGGTTTGATCAACTATTGCAACTTTTTTCTCATTTGTATCTTCCATTGATGAGAACCAGGTAGGTAACACCATCATGGCACCAAACAAAATGGGGCCAAGGATACTCATTACCACAAAACTTTTTTTCCGAACCCTCGAAAGGTACTCTCGTTGTATAATTAATGATACTTTACTCATGGCTATTTGTTAACGGGTTTAGATTGGTTACTTTGCTCAACTACTTTAATAAAAATATCATTCATCGATGGTAAAATTTCCTGAATACCATGAATCTGAACATGATCAACAAGTTTTCCAATCATCTTATTAACAGATCCTTCTTCAGGCATTTGAATTACAGCTGTACTTGTTCGATGATTTTGAACCACATTTTGAATTTGGTAATTCGTTGCTAAATGTTGATCCAATACATCTGCATCACCCGAAAAGTCAAACTGTATCAGATTGTCTTTATATTGTTGCTTAATTTCATCAACTTGTCCGGTAAGTATAGTTTTTGACTTATTAATTAAAGTAATATGATCACAAATTTCTTCAACCGATCCCATATTATGAGTACTAAAAAGAATGGTTGCACCTTTTTCTTTCTGAGCAATAATTTCTTGTTTCAGAATATTAGCATTAATAGGATCGAATCCACTAAACGGTTCATCAAATATAAGTAGTTTAGGCTCATGCAAAACAGTAACCACAAACTGTATTTTTTGCTGCATTCCTTTCGATAATTCCTCAACCTTCTTATCCCACCAGGCTTGAATTTCGAATTTCTCAAACCAGTACTTAAGTTTTTTAATAGCATCGTTACGCGAAAGCCCTTTTAAACGAGCCAAATAGATGGCTTGTTCTCCCACTTTCATCTTCTTATATAATCCTCTCTCTTCTGGCAAATAACCAATACGACTCACATCTTGTGGTTTCAGAAGTTGACCGTTAATAAGAATCTCTCCAGCATCAGGTCCGGTAATCTGATTAATAATACGAATAAGTGTTGTTTTACCGGCACCGTTTGGCCCTAGTAAACCATAAATCGACCCT includes:
- a CDS encoding ABC transporter permease, producing MSKVSLIIQREYLSRVRKKSFVVMSILGPILFGAMMVLPTWFSSMEDTNEKKVAIVDQTGRYASHIESTELIKFDWLQNRSQQQMSSEYKQEGYYAYLFIEDDLLLHPDAVTIYSENQITIDVKENIRRQLKSLVEDQKLTSYNISGLDAIIKEVNNVRIDVKTIKLGDDGSEKESSQVVTIIAAVVFAMLVYFFVLMYGTQVMRGVMEEKTNRIVEVIVSSVKPFQLMMGKIVGIAMVALTQFTIWVVLTVMLYFGISAFVFNGGHVPTRMDDQIESVQSINGADSQAEMTEFQKSFTDITTKIKAINLAGIIFAFVFYFIGGYFLYASLFAALGAALDSETDSQQFVMPVMMPLILSIYIAMAAFRNPTGDLAFWFSMIPFTSPIVMMARMPFEPPIWELAVSMIILIATFIFTTWFAGRIYRTGILMYGKKVSYGELWKWFRYSGK
- a CDS encoding phosphatase: MRIAILDLGTNTINLLIAEQDGRESYQILHESKYPAKLGKGGINDKRILPEAMDRGITALKTHLETMKPYGVDKVVCMATAAIRSASNGKEFVQRAKNECGLDINVIDGQKEAELIFDGVKQVVPIGDDRVMILDIGGGSNEFIIANKDGVLWKHSFDLGMARLLDRFQPSDPITMEEVNVVENYIKGELTLLYEAFEKFPTHTLIGSSGSFDTIAGMIAAIHHPHLDMKKLLTYHVPMEYVEELHYKFLKSSHAEREKMERMDLHRVEMIVLASIFINFIVREFNINSFHQCAFALKEGTIYQILRNQL
- a CDS encoding ATP-binding cassette domain-containing protein; protein product: MMFLEAKKVVKQYAAHLALDHVDLQVPEGSIYGLLGPNGAGKTTLIRIINQITGPDAGEILINGQLLKPQDVSRIGYLPEERGLYKKMKVGEQAIYLARLKGLSRNDAIKKLKYWFEKFEIQAWWDKKVEELSKGMQQKIQFVVTVLHEPKLLIFDEPFSGFDPINANILKQEIIAQKEKGATILFSTHNMGSVEEICDHITLINKSKTILTGQVDEIKQQYKDNLIQFDFSGDADVLDQHLATNYQIQNVVQNHRTSTAVIQMPEEGSVNKMIGKLVDHVQIHGIQEILPSMNDIFIKVVEQSNQSKPVNK
- a CDS encoding lyase family protein — encoded protein: MRKEKDFLGELTLPSEALYGINSLRAKENFPNQKPFQFEWFKAMGKVKLACYRTYSRFREAAVAKYDSNELPITFFESSITNALIEAATQVSSGKYFNEFIVPAIQGGAGTSINMNINEIISNLALLQLGNNPGDYQCIDPFEHANVFQSTNDTVPTALKVAVMTLLDELEEAINDHRHQIEILENQYRNVLRHGYTQMQRAIPSTYDKLFSTYNNALSRDWWRISKCSERIKEVNLGGGATGTGLSIPRFFIMNVVSELQHITGLPVTRGENLCDATSNLDSFVEVHATLKAHAVNLEKQVNDLRLLASDIASNSLLELPQRQVGSSIMPGKINPVIPEFIISSVHKVYTNDMLISNLCGQGCLELNAYLPVIGDAMLESIQLLINANKSLLANMMNDLRVKGIDARIYNNPAISTALIPYVGYHQATNLANLMKKEKLTVFEANQKLKLVDGKILDDLMRPEALIRQGYSLGDIL
- a CDS encoding sigma-54 dependent transcriptional regulator, translating into MAKILVIDDQRSIRNTLKDILEYESHTVELAENGEEGVEMYGANKYDVVLCDIKMPNMDGMEVLDKIINHQNDAPVIMISGHGNIDTAVEAIKKGAYDFIEKPLDLNRLLVTIRNAIEKKDLVTETKVLKRKVSKTFDMIGESEPIAKVKDMIEKVAPTDARVLITGGNGTGKELVARWLHEKSNRASQPFIEVNCAAIPSELIESELFGHEKGAFTSAHKQRKGKFEQANGGTIFLDEIGDMSLPAQAKVLRALQENIISRVGSDKDIKVDVRVLAATNKNLKEEIANSNFREDLYHRLSVILIHVPSLNDRKEDIPLLTEHFNNIICAELGMPLKTYTDEAVKELMDINWTGNIREFRNVIERLIILGQTEITKEDVKAYARPM